Sequence from the Bryobacteraceae bacterium genome:
CGCAGGTGACCGATCGCACCACGGCGATTCTCCCGGTGCATATGGCCGGCAGCGCCGCGGATATCGACGCCCTGCTCGCCATCGGCAAGCAGAAGGGAATCCCGGTGCTGGAGGACGCCTGCCAGGCGCACCTCGGTGAATGGCGCGGGCGAAAGCTCGGCGCGTGGGGCGCGGCGGGCTGCTACAGCTTCCAGGCGTCCAAGAATCTCAACTCGGGCGAAGGCGGCGCAATGGCCACCTCGGACCAATCACTGTTTGAACGCGCACACGCCTTCCACAACAACGGCCGCGCGCCGCGGACGGCAAGCTACGACTTTTCCTACCAATCGGGCGGGGCGAACCTCCGGCTTACCGACTTCCAAGGCGCCATCCTGAACTCGCAGATGACGCGAATCGAGGCCAACGGCCGCGCCCGCGACGAGAACGCACGCTACCTCACATCGCTGTTCGAGAAGATCCCCGGGGTGACCCCGGCGCGCAACTACGCTGGTTGCACGCGCAGCGCCTGGCACTTGTATATGTTCCGCTACGACAAGCGCGAGTTCGCCGGGCTGGATCGGGCGGTCTTCCTGAAGGCCCTGGCGGCGGAAGGCATCCGGGCCTCTAGTGGGTATACGCCGCTGAACAAGCAGCCGTTCCTCGAAGCCGCACTCGCTTCGCGCGCCTACAAGCGGCTCTATCCGGAAAAGGTGCTCGCCGAGTGGAAGGAACGCACGCATTGCGCGGCGAACGACCGGTTGTGCGAAGAAGCCGTGTGGTTCACGCAGACCATGCTGCTCGGCCCGCGGGGAGACATGGACCAGATCGCCGCGGCCATCGCGAAGATCCGGGCCGGCGCGGCCGATCTTGCCAAGCGCGGCGTTTGACCGGTGATGGGTCGGCGCGCTATCGTTGCTTGAGGGCACTCCTCAAGTTTCCGGCGCGGTAGCCAAGTGGTAAGGCAGAGGTCTGCAAAACCTTTACTCGCGGGTTCGATTCCCGCCCGCGCCTCCAACCCATGCCGCCGGTCTCACTGTCCCTCGATTCTTGTCCTCAGGCCCAGTTCCTTCGCCAAGCCGATTTTGACGTTCCGCTCTACCTCCGAAGCGGAGGGCCGCCGGAGCCACTCGATCAGCTTCCGGCCCACTTCGCGCTCGTCGATGCTTGCCGCACGGGAAGGTTCCGGACTCACCGCCAGGGTTGAGCCGGCCGCTGCCGCCGGGGCCGGTGCAAGCGACTGCCGGACCACCGGAGCCGGATCCGGGCTCCCACACATGGAACGGTCCACGTAGCGTTTTCTTCCGCTGGAGGAGATCGTGTAACAACCGCCCCGGGGCCCCGTATAGTATTGCGCCTCCGCTACCAGGGAGCACACGAACACGAAAGCGATCAGTCTTCGAGTGAGCACGGGGAATAGCCTCCACCGCGAGAGTATCACCGATCCGGCTGGACCGCGCTCAGTGACTCACCTGGTTCCTACGGCATTATGGACTTACTTGGCGGCCTTTCCCGAAGACTAACCTTTCCGACCCGGCCACACCACTCCCTGGTCCTTCTTCGTCACCGGACCCGTCCCCTTATACACAAACTTCTGGACCCGCTGGCCGCGATAGGTTTCGGTGGTGAAGATGTTCCCCTTGGAATCCGTGGCGATGCTGTGCACCGCGTAGAACTGGCCCGGCTGACGGCCGCCGTCGCCAAACGTGGTGAGCACCTCGAGCGTTTCGCGCAGCAGCACGTGGACCTTCATGTTCGAACCGTCGGCGACATAGAGGAACTTCTGGCCGGGGTCGCGCGAGAGGGCCACGTCGAAGGTCGAACCGTCGCCAAGCGTGTCGCGCATGATCCAGGTCTCCTTCACATAGGCGCCGTCGGTCTTGAAAACCTGAATGCGGTCGTTGGTGCGGTCGCACACGTACAGCAGCCCGTCGTTGGCGAGCGCCAGCCCGTGCACCGGGGTGCGGAACTGCTTCGGCGCGGGCTCTTTCGGATCGTACGGCGGAAGCTGCTTATCGTCGGGCTTGTTGCCATAGGCGCCCCAGTGCCGCTTGTACTTGCCGCTGTCGGCGTCGTATACGATCACTCGGCGGTTGCCGTATCCATCCGCAACATAGAGTTCGTTGGTCTTCGGATCGACGAGCGTCTTGGCGGGAAGCTTCAGGTTGTCGGGGTCATTGCTGCCACGGCCCTGATTCGGCTTACCGATCTGCATCAGGAACTTACCCGCCCGAGTGAATTTGAGCACGAAGCTGTCGTGGACCGATCCCGCGCCCATGCGGCTCTCGTCGTGCGGCAGCGTCGCCCCGGCGGCGGGTTGCTGGCCGCGGCCATTCCCGCCGATCCAGACGTTGCCTTTGTGATCGACGTCGATGCCGTGGTTCGAAGCCGGCCAGTCGAAGCCATCGCCCGGGCCGCCCCAGTGGCCGACGAGATCGCCGGCTGCGTTGAACTCGAGAACCGGCGGCGCCGCGGCGCAGCACTCAGCGGCCTTCGGACTCATCGTCGCGTACTGCTCTTTCGCCTCGAGCGATCCGCCGCGGTGGATGATCCACACATGGTCGCTCGAGTCGACGGCGACACCGATGGCGGCGCCGATCACCCAATGGTTCGGCAGCGGCTTCGGCCACAGCGGGTCCACTTCAAACCGCGGCGCCTGCGCGCCGGCCGCTTCGGCCTTCTTCTCGAGCAGGCGGGACCCCACGGCCAATCCGCCCATCACAGCCGCGAAGGCGGCAATTCCAACGGTCTTTCGTCGATTCATAGGAGCGCCCGATTCGCGTAGGCTATCATACTCGAACCGGATCCACCGATGAGCCGCCTGCTCGTTTTCGCCGTCCTGCTCGCCTCCGCTTCCCCCGTGCGCGCGCACGACATCCCCAGCGACGTCACCGTCACGGCGTTCGCCGCCGCCTCCGGCTCCACGCTCCGCCTGCTCGTCCGCATGCCGCTGCGGGCCGTCCGCGACATCGATTTCCCGGAGCGCGCGGACGGCTATCTCGACCTCGACAAACTCGATCCCCTGCTCCCGGGCATCGTCACGCAGTGGATCGCCAGCCCCATCGAGATCCGTTCCGGCGGCGATCCTCTCGAAAAGCCGCGTGTCGCGGCGGCCCGCATTTCAATCCCGGCGGACCGCTCATTCCGCGAATACAACGCCGCGCTCGCGCACCTCGCCGGACCGCCGATCGCCTCGGCGGAAACGCTCGTCTGGAACCAGGTGAACCTCGACGCGCTTCTCGAATACACGCTCCCGGCGAACGGCTCCGCGCTCGCCATCCGTCCGCGATTCGACCATTTGGCGGCGCGCGTCACCACCTCGCTCCGATTCCTCGCCACAAACGGAGTCGTCCGCGCCTACGAGTTCCACGAAGATCCGGGACTCGTCCCGCTCGATCCTTCCTGGACGCAAGCCGCCAGACGTTTCCTTGCCCTCGGCTTCCACCACATCCTGGACGGGATGGACCACCTGCTTTTCCTCGCCTGCCTGGTGATTCCGCTCCGCCGGTTCGTGCCGCTGGCGCTGGCGGTGACGGCCTTCACCGCCGCCCACTCGATCACGCTCGCCGCCGCGGCGTTCGACCTCGCGCCCTCCGGACTCTGGTTCCCCCCGATGGTGGAAACCGCCATCGCCGCGTCCATCCTCTGGATGGCCATCGAAAACATCGTCGGGCGCGCGGACGCGGCGCACCGGGCCACCATGGCGTTCGCGTTTGGGCTGATTCACGGCTTCGGCTTTTCGTTCGCATTGAAGGAAACGCTGCAGTTCGCCGGCGCTCATCTGGCGGCGTCGCTCGCCGCGTTCAACGCCGGCGTGGAACTGGGCCAATTGACCGTGCTGGCGTTGATTCTACCCGCGCTGTGGGCGCTGTTTCGATGGGTGCTGCCGGAGCGCGCCGGGACGGCGATTCTGTCGGTGCTGATCGCTCACACCGCCTGGCACTGGCTCGCGGATCGAGCCGCGTTGCTGGCCGCATTCCGGATCGGACTCACGCCCGCGGAGACACTCCGCGCGTTGTTGTTCCTGATGATGTTCGGGGGATCGATCTGGGTGGCGAACCAGGCCGCGCGCCGGCTCAGCTCCGGTGAGCCACCACCACTCGCGACGGATAACCCAACTGCCGCACCTTGCGCTCCGCCTGAAGCTTGAAGCCGCAGGACCGCATCCAATCCGGAACCCGCGCCTCCACCTGCTGGCCCCAGAACGCGGGCGCCACCGACGATGCCACCTTGTACAAATGGTTGAACACGTCGGCGTTCTGGCCGATCAGCACGAGTGAAAACTTGCCGCCCGGCTGCAGAACGCGACGCACCTCGCGCAGCATCCGGAAGATGTCTTCCTTGGCGAGAAGTTCCACAAGATAGCAGCACACGACGGCATCGAAGGAATGATCGCGAAACGGGAGATACCGGGCGTCGACGGCCTGGCAATGCGCGCGTGCGGCGGGAAAGTCGCGCCGCACCTGCTGGAACGTCTTGGCGGCCATGCGCGGCGACAAATCCACCCCAACGGTTTCTCCGCCCGGATTCGCCCGCACCAGCCGGCGGAACATTTCGCCGGAGCCGGTGGCGATCTCGAGAACGCGCATGCCGTTCTCGATGCCCGAAAGATCGAGCACAATTTTGTGCGCGCGGGAATGGAAGAAATGGGTTGACAGCGGGTAGATGGCCGAAACCATGTCGTAGACCCGCCGCGTCCGGGCGGCGATCGTTTGGGGAATCCCGTCCCTTTGCAGGGAAACAATTTCCGTGTCTAGGTTACGCAGAAGGGTGTTCATCGATTGGTGACTCAGGACGCCCGCGCAAGCCCGGGTTCCCGTCCCGGTATCTCGATCCCCGTCCGAGTGCCTTCTCCCTGTTTGGAATCAATCCACATCTTGTAGTCGCTGCCGAAGAGCACCTTGAGCCGCTCGTTCACGTTGCTCACGCCGATGCCCTGTTCGAACAGCTTAGCAAGGTTCGCCTCGGGAATGCCGACCCCATCGTCGGATACCTCGAGGTGCAGCCGGTCTCCGTCGCGCCATGCGCGTAACCGGATCCATCCGCCCTCCACCTTCGTCGCCAGCCCATGCTTGAGGCTGTTCTCGACGATCGGCTGCAACAGCATGCTCGGCACTTTGGCTTCCAGCGTTTCGGCCTCTACCTCCTTGTAGAACTTCAGTTTGTCCCCGAACCGCACCATTTCAATCGAGAGGTAGTCATCGATGAACTGCAGTTCCTCACGCAAACTTGTAAAGTTATCATGCTTTCGCATCAGCTTGCGCAGGATGCTCGAGAGCTTGTGGATCACCACGCGCGCCTGATCGGGGTTGGTGCGCACCAGCGACGCCACCGAATTCAACGTGTTGAAAAGGAAATGCGGGTTGATCTGGCTCATCAGGGCGCGCAGCCGCGCCTCCTGGAGCATCAGAAGCTGATCCGCCAGCTTGATCTCGGTCCGCGCGTTGGCCCAGATCTTGATCGGCAGCAGCACGGCGAACATGGACGCCGCCCAGACCGCGGCCTGCGCCGCCCACCCGGAGCCGGGCTCGGGATACATGGTGAAAACCGCGCGCGGGCCGAACACGCGCGACCCCACCAGGCGCAGCAGTTCCACCATCGGTATGGTGAGGAACAGAAACGCGTGGAACCACGAGCGCGGATCGTCGCGCCAGTACCGGATGGCGCGATAAACGTTGCGATCCGGAAACGGCGAGATCGAGTAGATGGATTCGGGGTCCCGGGCGACGTCGCGCAGCATTCCGCCGAGCACCCCCACCGCGGCGAATAACGGCATCGAAAGCAGTTCGGCGTGAAACATGGGCGCCGCCGAAATCAGCGTCCCGCAGACGAGCCCAGGCACGTAGCCCCCCACCAGGCCCGCGATAAACGACCCCTCCAGACCCACATCCGCACCTTTGTATGTACCTGTAATCACTCGCACCGCCACGGCGCCGCCGAACACCGCCGCGATGGAAAACGCCATCCACAAACGCTGCGCCAGCGTACGTTCCTCCACCATCAGTAATCGTTTGAAGAAGCGAAACCGGACGAGGATGGAGGCTAGCGAAGCGGAAACCGCCAGCTTCACGAACAGGTTTACGAGTGGCTGCTCGGACATTGGAAGCGCGGTGCGCTCCCTACATCATACGCGCGCAGTCGCCTGCTATGCCCGGACGCGCCAGCGGCGAACCACAGCGACGGCGCCGAGCCCGGCCGCCACCAGCATCCAGGAACCAGGCTCCGGAGACGGGTTGGGGCCCGGGCCCGGGTCCGGAGGGACGGACCGCGCCAGATTCAGGATGAAGAAGGTCTCGATGCCACCCTGGGCGTCGGCGAGGCTGGAGGACAATCCCAGCCGCATGTCGGAGGCGAAGGTTCCTACTGCAAAGTCCAGCTCGGCCTGCTGAATGGCGTCCAGGCTAAAGAGGAAACCTGCATTACCCACGCCCGGATCGACCGACGGAAAGGTGATGGGAGAGAACTGCCCGGAGTTCCACAGGACCGTTCCATCCGGAGCAAAGACATAAAGCGTTAGGTCCAACAGGTCAATCGAGTTGCTCGCGGGTTCGCTCGCGTTGAAAACGATGCCGATATCGATCGCGCTCAACCAGCCTCCCAGGGAAATCGGCAGCGTTTGCGTCTGGCCGCTTTGCTCGTTGGTCTGCGCGCCAGACCCGCCGCAAGCCGTCGACCCGAGTACGTCCGCCGCGCCGTTCCAGGCCACACACCCGCTTTCGGAGCCATCGTTGTCGTGCAAAGTGAGAACCGTGTTCTGAGCACCCAGCCCAGCGCCGCCGATGACCGGACTGATCGGGTCTTGGATGAGAGTAGCCAGCGCAAGTGGCGCCGAGACACCCAGCAAGAGCGTTCCGCTCAACAGTTTGGCGATCGGTGTGACACGTCTCATGCGTCTATCGTGAAAGGCAATTCAGGGGAAACCTATGGAACGAATCGGTCAATCTCCCTAGGTCTGACCCGGAAAAGTACCGGTACCGGGCCCCTTTCAGGCATGGCTATAATTGAGGTTTCTCCCTTGTCCCAGACCGCAATCCCCGTTACAGTCGCCGCTGAGGCCGACTTCCCCACGCGTTTCGGCCACTTTCGGATCTATGCCTTCGAGGCGGCGAACGGCGACGAGGCCGTCGCCGTCCGCATGGGCGACCTTGCCGGGGCGCCCCCGCTAGTCCGCATCCATTCTCAGTGCCTCACCGGCGACGTGTTCCACTCCCTGCGTTGCGACTGCCGGGCGCAGCTCGAACTCTCGCTCGAAGCCATCGCCGCCGAGGGCCGCGGGCTGGTGATCTACGAGAATAAGGAGGGGCGAGGGATCGGGTTGGCGAACAAGATCCGGGCCTACCACCTGCAGGACCAGGGCGCCGACACCGTCGAGGCGAACCAGGCGCTCGGGTTCGAGGCCGATCTCCGCGACTACGAACTCCCGGCCGCCATCCTTCGCGCCCTGGGCGTTCAAGCCGTGCGGCTGCTTTCGAACAATCCGGGCAAGATCGCCGCGCTCGAGAGCGCGGGCATCCAGGTAGCCGAGCGAGTCCCCTGCCAGCCTGAGGTCTCCACCGCGTCGCGGTACCTCACCACGAAGAAAGAAAAACTCGGGCACTTGCTCGAAGGTTTCTAAATCGGGCGGGCCGCCACGTGCTCCCGGCCGGCGTACGTTTGCCCATGGCGCCGGACTTTCCTGAAAGCGACAAGGCCGTTTCGAGCCGTTGGGTCCGGCTGGTAACATAGCGGAATCATTCGACGCCTCTCTTTGGAGCTTCAAAAATCCGTGTCCACGCACGTCCGCCGTTCCCTCCAACCCGCGCTGTGGCTTGCCGCCGCGCTTACGCTTTGGCTCGCCGGGTGCCAGAACACCGGGCCGGGCGCCGACGCCAAGAAGAAGGGGGGCAAGAAGGGCGAAATCGTGCCCGTCACCGCCGCGGTGGTCACCGCCCGTGACGTGCCCATCGACCTCCAGGTCATCGGCAACGTCGAGGCCTATTCGACCGTTGTCGTAAAAGCCCGCGTAACCGGCCCCATCGAGAAGGCCCACTTCCACGAAGGGGACTTCGTCCGCAAAGGTGAAGCGCTATTCACGATCGACCCGGCGCCATTTCTTTCCCAGGTGAATCAGGCGGAAGCCAACCTCGCCCGGGACCACGCCCAACTGCTCCAGGCCAAGGCCAACCTTTCCCGTGACCAGGCTCAGCAGCGCTTCGTGTCGTCCCAGGCCGGGCGCTTCGCCGATCTTCAGAAGCAGGGCGTCATTTCCAAGGATCAGGCCGAACAGTACCAGGCCAACGCCGACGTGCTCACGCAAGCCATCGAAGCCGACCGCGCGGCCATCTCGAGCGCCGAGGCCTCCGTGCAGGCGGGCGAAGCCGCCGTCAAAACCGCGCGTATCCAACTCGGTTACACCAATATCGTTTCGCCGGTGGACGGGCGCACCGGCACCATCGCGGCCAAGGAGGGCAACCTCGCCTCGGCCAACGTCACCGAGCTGATCTCGATCTCGCAGGTGCAGCCGGTCTACGTGAGCTTCGCTGTTCCGGAGGCGCAGTTGGCGGTGGTGAAGGACGCCATGACGCGGGGCCGCCTGCCGGTGACCGTCACGCCGCCCGACGATCCGGGCCGGCCCGAAACGGGCACGCTCACCTTCGTCGATTCCACCGTCGACACCACCACCGGCACCATCCGCCTCAAGGCGACCTTCGCCAACCCGGGCCGGCGTCTCTGGCCGGGACAATTCGTCCGCGTTTCGCTCCGGCTCGGCTTCCGCAACGGCGCTCTGATGGTCCCCAACCAGGCCGTGCAGACGGGACAGGACGGCTCCTACGTCTATCGCCTGAACGCCGAGAACCGCGCCGAGATGGCCCCGGTGGTCACCGGCGGCCGCGTGGGCGAGGATATGATCGTGGAGCGCGGCCTTGATGCCGGCGACACCGTTGTCACGGAAGGGCAGCTTCGCCTTGCGCCGGGAATGCCGGTGCGAGTGCGAAAGCCGGGGGATGGCGCGGCCAAGGGCGGCGCCGGAGCCGGGAAGAAGAAAGGCAAGAAGAAAACCGAAGAGTAGAGACACCCAGGAGGCAACGTGAACTTCTCCGCGATCTTCATCCGCCGGCCCGTAGCCACCAGCCTCTTGATGCTCGCGTTCGCCGTCTTCGGCGCGATCTCCTACACGCTGCTTCCGGTAGCCGATCTGCCGAACGTCGACTTCCCGACGCTCGTGGTGTCGGCGTCGCTTCCCGGCGCCAACCCGGATACGATGGCGTCGGCCGTCGCTACGCCGCTCGAGCGCCAGTTCACGATGATCGCCGGGCTCGATTCGATGACGTCGAGCAACGCCACCGGCAACACGCAAATCACGCTCACCTTCTCGCTCGATCGGGAACTCGACGGCGCCGCCGTGGACGTGCAGACGGCCATCGCCGAGGCGCTGCCGCTGCTTCCGCAGGGCATGCCGAATCCGCCCTCGTTCCGCAAGTACAATCCGGCCGATTCGCCGGTGATGTTCCTCGGGCTGCTCTCGGAATCGATGCCGCTCTACGAACTCCAGGAGTTCGCCGAAACGAAGATCGCGCAGCGGCTCTCGATGGTGAACGGCATCGCGCAAGTGAACGTGTTCGGGGCGCAGAAGTTCGCCGTGCGGGTGCAGGTGGATCCGGACAAGCTCGCCGCGCACCGCATCGGCATAGACCAGGTGGGCCAGGCGCTGCGCCAGTGGAACGCCAACCTGCCGACGGGCACGTTGTGGGGCGCCAGGCAGGCGTTCAACATCCGGGCCGACGGCCAGTTGCGCCGCGCCGAGCAGTTCCGGCAGGTGGTGGTGGCGTATCGAGGTTCCGCGCCGGTCCGGCTGGGCGACATCGCCAACGTGATCGACTCGGTGGAGGACGACAAGACGGCATCGTGGCTGTTCGAGAACGGCCAGGGAACGAAGGGGCTGAATATCGCGATCATGCGGCAGTCCGACTCGAACGTGATCAAGGTGAACGATCAGGTCCGCGCGATGATTCCGGAGATCCGGAAGCAGTTGCCGCCTTCGGTGCAGCTCACCATCCGTGGCGACCGGTCCCGAAACATCCGCGAAGCCTTCGACGATATCCAGCTCACCATGCTGCTCGCCATCGTGCTGGTGATCCTGGTGATCTTCCTGTTCCTGCGCAACTCGCGCGCCACATTTATTCCGGCCACGGCTCTGCCGCTGTCGCTATTCGGAACGCTCGCCGTGATGCTGCTCGCCGGCTTCAGCCTGGACAACCTTTCGATGATGGCGCTGATTCTCTCGGTGGGCTTCGTGGTGGACGACGCCATCGTAATGCTCGAGAACATCGTCCGGCACCTCGAGCGGGGCGAATCGGTGATGGAGGCCGCCTACAAGGGGTCCAAGGAAATCAGCTTCACCATCGTTTCGATGACGGTGTCGCTCGCGGCCGTCTTTATCCCGATCCTGTTCATGGGCGGCCTGCTCGGGCGCCTGTTTCGCGAGTTCGCGGTAACCATCGTGGTGGCGATCGTACTCTCCGGGTTCGTTTCGATCTCGCTCACGCCGATGCTGTGCAGCCGGCTTCTTAAGAGCGCGCACGAGGCCAGGAACGGCATCCTGTTCCGCGTCACGGAGTGGTTCTTCCAGATCATGCTGCGCTGGTACGACTGGACGCTGCGGCTGGTTCTGCGCGCGAGGCCGGTGATGCTGGCCGTGTTCTTCGCCACCATCGGACTCACATGGTACCTGTTCACCAAGGTCCCCAAGGGCTTCATCCCGAACCAGGACAGCGACTCGATGTACGCCAACACCGAGGGCCTGCAGGGCGTTTCCTATTTCAAGATGGCCGAGTACCAGCAGCAGATCGCGCGGATCATCTCGAGCGATCCGAACGTGGAGAACATGATGACCTCGGCCGGCGGATCGTTCAACCTGAGCGCCAACACCGCCCGTTCATTCATCACGTTGAAGCCGCGCAAGGAGCGCGAACTGGGCGTGGAGCAGATCATCGCCAGGTTGCGGCCGCAGGTGAACTCCATCGTCGGGGTGCGCGTCTTTCTCACCGCGCCGCCGGCGATCCGGATTGGCGGGCGCATGTCGCGCTCGCAGTACGAGTACACGCTGCAGGGGCCGGATGTGGACGAGCTGTACCGCGTGGCGCCGGAGTTCCAGCGCGCCATTTCGCAGATTCCCGGCATCACCGACGTCACAAGCGACCTCCAGATGCGCAACCCGCGCGTGAACGTGAAAGTGGATCGCGACAAGGTGGCCGCCATGCACCTGAACATGCGCGACGTCTCAAGCGCCATGTACGACGCGTTCGGACCGCGCTGGTCGTCCACGATCTATTCGCCCAACGCGCAGTATAAGGTGCTGCTCGAGATCAAACCCGAGTACCAGCAGCACCCGGACCTGCTTTCGAAGCTCTATTTCAAGAACCGCGAGAACGTGCTGATCCCGATGGATGCGTTCGCGAGCCTGTACACGGACGCCGGTCCGCAGATGATCAATCACTCCGGGCAGCTTGCCTCGGTGACGGTCTCCTACAACCTGCTGCCTGGCACGGCGCTTTCCGACGTCGTCGACCAGATCCGCGCCGCGGCGGCCACTCTGCCGGGCACGGTGCAGGCCACCGCGCAGGGCACGGCCAAGGCGTTCGAGGATTCGATGAAGAACATGACCACGCTGCTCATCATCGCGGTGATGGTGGTCTATATCTCGCTCGGCATTCTCTACGAGAGCTACGTCCACCCACTGACGATTCTCTCCGGGCTTCCTTCGGCCGCTCTCGGCGCGCTGGCCACTCTGGTGCTCTTCGGCGAGGAGCTGAACGTCTATTCGTTCGTGGGCCTGTTCATGCTGGTGGGCATCGTGAAGAAGAACGCCATCATGCAGATCGACTTCGCGCTCGAGGCCGAACGGAAGCACGGGATGTCGCCGCGCGACGCCATCTACGAAGGCTGCCTCACGCGCTTCCGTCCGATCCTGATGACCACGATGGCGGCGCTGCTCGGCGTGCTGCCGATCGCGGTGGGCTTCGGCGCCGGCGGTGAAACGCGGCGGCCGCTGGGCCTGGCCGTCGCCGGCGGGCTCATCGTCTCGCAGTTCGTCACGCTGTACCTGACGCCGGTCGTCTACACCTATCTCGACGCCATCGTCCACTTCTGGCGGAGAGCGGCGGCCTCCAAGAATACGCCCGCCCCGCATCCCGCCGGCCATTGACCGCACACCCCATGAACTTCTCCGCCACATTCATCGAACGGCCGATTGCGACCAGCCTCATGATGGCCGCGATCGCACTGTTTGGCGCCGTCGCCTACCGGTCCCTCCCGGTGAGCGATCTCCCCAACGTCGACCTGCCGACGCTGCTGGTTACGGCAGCCCTTCCCGGCGCGAGTCCGGAAACGATGGCGTCGGCCGTCGCCACGCCGCTCGAGAATCAGTTCACCATGATCGCGGGCATGCAGGCCATGACGTCGGTGAACGCGCTCGGCTCCACGCAAATTACACTCGAATTCGATCTGTCTCGGTCGCTCGACGGAGCCGCCGTGGACGTGCAGGCCGCCATCACGCAAGCCTCCCGCCTGCTGCCACAAGGCATGCCCACTCCCCCGACCTTC
This genomic interval carries:
- a CDS encoding efflux RND transporter permease subunit produces the protein MNFSAIFIRRPVATSLLMLAFAVFGAISYTLLPVADLPNVDFPTLVVSASLPGANPDTMASAVATPLERQFTMIAGLDSMTSSNATGNTQITLTFSLDRELDGAAVDVQTAIAEALPLLPQGMPNPPSFRKYNPADSPVMFLGLLSESMPLYELQEFAETKIAQRLSMVNGIAQVNVFGAQKFAVRVQVDPDKLAAHRIGIDQVGQALRQWNANLPTGTLWGARQAFNIRADGQLRRAEQFRQVVVAYRGSAPVRLGDIANVIDSVEDDKTASWLFENGQGTKGLNIAIMRQSDSNVIKVNDQVRAMIPEIRKQLPPSVQLTIRGDRSRNIREAFDDIQLTMLLAIVLVILVIFLFLRNSRATFIPATALPLSLFGTLAVMLLAGFSLDNLSMMALILSVGFVVDDAIVMLENIVRHLERGESVMEAAYKGSKEISFTIVSMTVSLAAVFIPILFMGGLLGRLFREFAVTIVVAIVLSGFVSISLTPMLCSRLLKSAHEARNGILFRVTEWFFQIMLRWYDWTLRLVLRARPVMLAVFFATIGLTWYLFTKVPKGFIPNQDSDSMYANTEGLQGVSYFKMAEYQQQIARIISSDPNVENMMTSAGGSFNLSANTARSFITLKPRKERELGVEQIIARLRPQVNSIVGVRVFLTAPPAIRIGGRMSRSQYEYTLQGPDVDELYRVAPEFQRAISQIPGITDVTSDLQMRNPRVNVKVDRDKVAAMHLNMRDVSSAMYDAFGPRWSSTIYSPNAQYKVLLEIKPEYQQHPDLLSKLYFKNRENVLIPMDAFASLYTDAGPQMINHSGQLASVTVSYNLLPGTALSDVVDQIRAAAATLPGTVQATAQGTAKAFEDSMKNMTTLLIIAVMVVYISLGILYESYVHPLTILSGLPSAALGALATLVLFGEELNVYSFVGLFMLVGIVKKNAIMQIDFALEAERKHGMSPRDAIYEGCLTRFRPILMTTMAALLGVLPIAVGFGAGGETRRPLGLAVAGGLIVSQFVTLYLTPVVYTYLDAIVHFWRRAAASKNTPAPHPAGH